A single Phoenix dactylifera cultivar Barhee BC4 unplaced genomic scaffold, palm_55x_up_171113_PBpolish2nd_filt_p 001898F, whole genome shotgun sequence DNA region contains:
- the LOC120109198 gene encoding translocator protein homolog — MASQSLKHRPKDERTTTTTNTTTMKNKKAKKLAMAKQGLRSLAIAIAVPFILTALTTYISGTAASTVSKPFWHLPMWAFHLASISTSCLMGLSAWLVWAEGGFHRQPTTLPLFVAQLLLGLFWGPLVFRLGATRMGLAVCITLFATLFACSQSFHRVNPIAGDLVKPCLAWVSFLAMFNYKLI; from the coding sequence ATGGCCTCCCAAAGCTTGAAACACCGGCCCAAAGATGAACGCACCACTACCACCACCAACACCACcactatgaagaataaaaaggccAAGAAGCTGGCCATGGCCAAGCAAGGCCTCCGCTCACTCGCCATCGCCATCGCCGTCCCTTTCATCCTCACGGCCCTCACCACCTACATCTCCGGCACCGCTGCCTCCACCGTCTCGAAGCCCTTCTGGCACCTGCCAATGTGGGCCTTCCACCTTGCCTCCATCTCCACCTCATGCCTCATGGGCCTCTCAGCCTGGCTTGTTTGGGCTGAAGGTGGCTTCCACCGCCAGCCCACCACCCTGCCCCTCTTCGTGGCTCAGCTCTTATTGGGCCTCTTCTGGGGCCCTCTTGTTTTTCGGCTCGGCGCCACTAGGATGGGTCTGGCGGTCTGCATCACCCTCTTCGCCACTCTCTTTGCTTGCTCTCAGAGCTTCCACCGGGTGAATCCAATTGCTGGCGATCTCGTCAAGCCATGTCTTGCTTGGGTCTCCTTCCTTGCAATGTTCAATTATAAGCTTATATAA
- the LOC120109197 gene encoding pollen-specific leucine-rich repeat extensin-like protein 3 produces the protein MEALGRSLPFLFLLLFSSSLIFSSSALSDAEAAFIAHRQLLTLRENGDLPDDFEFDIKIGVRIANPRLRRAYIALQAWKKAIYSDPLNFTGNWVGPEVCTYNGVFCSKALDDPNVTVVAGVDLNGADIAGYLPVELGLLNDIAIFHINSNRFCGVIPKSFSRLALLHELDVSNNRFVGSFPMVVIGLPNLKYLDLRFNDFEGPIPSELFDKELDAIFLNDNRFNSHIPENFGNSTASVIVLANNKLGGCIPTSVGRMGATLNEIVLMNNGLVGCLPWEIGSLGNATVFDASWNSLIGVLPKSFVGLTKVEALDFSHNILTGIVPESLCRLPSLINLTFSYNFFKGEAKECMPGARSDIVFDDINNCLPKRPKQKSARMCAPIVNRPVDCNRFKCRASPSIPSKPSPSPKPTKPSPSPKPVKPSPSPKPVKPSAPKPMTPTHPSVHSPPPVQSSPPPSPTTVHSPPPPQEKEIVVPPVYFPPPVQSPPSPSPVHSPPPPSPSDTPIAPLHSPPPPPLVFSPPPPQSTEAPDTRVHSPPPPTQSLPPPTPISSPPLPVYSQPPPVHSAPSPIAQSPPPPIFSPPPPMNSPPPPNVPSPPPPMSSPPPPIVVQSPPPPPVQSPPPPVHSPPPPIFSPPPPIHSPPPPVVHSPPPPIQSPPPPIFSPPPPVHSPPPPVVHSPPPPIQSPPPPIFSPPPPVHSPPPPVVHSPPPPIHSPPPPLASPPPPMHSPPPPVASPPPSPIFSPPPPVFSPPAPVSSPPPPPISSPPPPQDDFILPPISGTSYASPPPPIYAGYN, from the coding sequence ATGGAGGCCTTAGGCCGCTCCctacccttcctcttcctcctccttttctcctcATCCCTTATCTTTTCATCATCAGCCCTCTCCGATGCCGAAGCAGCCTTCATCGCTCATCGCCAGCTACTTACTCTTCGAGAGAATGGGGACCTCCCTGACGATTTCGAATTTGACATCAAGATTGGCGTCCGCATTGCCAACCCTCGCCTTCGCCGCGCCTACATCGCCCTCCAAGCATGGAAGAAAGCCATCTACTCTGACCCCCTCAATTTCACCGGCAATTGGGTCGGCCCCGAAGTGTGCACCTATAATGGTGTCTTCTGCTCCAAGGCCCTTGATGATCCTAATGTCACCGTTGTCGCTGGTGTCGACCTCAATGGTGCCGACATTGCTGGCTATCTTCCTGTCGAGCTTGGCCTCCTCAATGACATTGCCATCTTCCATATCAACTCCAACCGTTTCTGTGGCGTCATCCCAAAGAGCTTCTCCCGCCTCGCTCTCCTCCACGAGCTCGATGTAAGCAACAATCGCTTTGTCGGGTCCTTCCCCATGGTTGTCATTGGCCTACCCAATCTCAAGTACCTTGATCTTAGGTTCAATGACTTTGAGGGCCCCATCCCATCAGAGCTCTTCGATAAGGAGCTCGATGCCATCTTCCTCAATGACAACCGTTTCAACTCCCATATCCCTGAAAACTTCGGTAACTCGACAGCCTCCGTCATCGTCCTCGCCAACAACAAGCTTGGAGGGTGTATTCCAACTAGTGTTGGAAGAATGGGAGCTACCCTCAATGAAATAGTCTTGATGAATAATGGGCTGGTTGGCTGCTTACCATGGGAGATTGGATCATTGGGCAATGCAACAGTGTTCGATGCTAGCTGGAACTCATTAATTGGAGTGTTGCCCAAGAGCTTTGTCGGGTTGACCAAAGTTGAGGCATTAGATTTTTCGCACAACATCCTCACTGGCATCGTACCAGAGAGTCTTTGTCGACTACCAAGCCTCATCAACCTTACGTTCtcatataattttttcaaaGGTGAGGCTAAGGAGTGCATGCCAGGAGCAAGATCGGATATTGTGTTTGACGACATCAACAATTGCCTTCCAAAGAGGCCAAAGCAAAAATCTGCAAGGATGTGTGCACCAATTGTGAATCGTCCAGTGGATTGTAACCGATTTAAGTGTAGAGCTTCTCCCAGCATCCCCTCAAAGCCATCACCATCTCCGAAGCCGACGAAGCCATCTCCATCTCCGAAGCCTGTGAAGCCATCGCCATCTCCGAAGCCAGTGAAGCCATCGGCTCCAAAGCCAATGACACCAACACATCCATCTGTTCATTCACCACCACCAGTTCAGTCATCACCTCCACCATCTCCAACAACAGTGCACTCACCTCCACCTCCACAAGAAAAGGAAATAGTTGTCCCCCCAGTATACTTCCCACCACCAGTTCAATCACCACCCTCACCATCTCCAGTGCACTCACCTCCACCTCCATCACCAAGTGACACTCCTATAGCTCCATTGCATTCTCCTCCGCCACCGCCTTTGGTGTtctcaccaccaccaccacaatCCACGGAGGCACCTGATACACGTGTTCACTCACCACCACCGCCGACTCAATCTCTTCCCCCTCCAACACCAATAAGCTCACCACCACTACCAGTGTATTCCCAACCTCCTCCAGTACACTCAGCACCCTCTCCAATAGCCCAGTCTCCACCTCCTCCAATCTTCTCACCACCTCCTCCGATGAACTCACCACCCCCACCTAATGTCCCTTCCCCACCTCCTCCAATGAGTTCACCACCCCCACCAATTGTTGTCCAATCACCACCACCTCCACCTGTCCAATCACCACCTCCACCTGTCCACTCACCACCGCCACCCATCTTCTCACCACCCCCTCCAATTCACTCACCACCCCCACCAGTGGTCCATTCTCCCCCACCTCCAATCCAGTCACCACCGCCACCTATCTTCTCACCACCCCCTCCAGTTCACTCACCACCCCCACCAGTGGTCCATTCTCCCCCACCTCCAATCCAGTCACCACCGCCACCTATCTtctcaccacctcctccagttcaCTCACCACCCCCACCAGTGGTCCATTCTCCCCCACCTCCGATCCACTCACCACCGCCGCCACTAGCATCTCCTCCACCACCGATGCATTCACCCCCACCACCAGTTGCTTCTCCACCACCATCACCTATCTTCTCCCCACCACCACCTGTCTTCTCTCCTCCTGCACCAGTCTCCtcacctccaccaccaccaatTTCATCTCCTCCACCGCCTCAAGATGACTTCATCCTTCCACCAATTAGTGGAACAAGCTATGCATCACCGCCTCCACCAATCTACGCAGGCTATAACTAG